The window ATAGTCATAACAGGCAGTAACTGTAAGTTGATTGGTAATGCTTTATCAGAGGCTGAGATATTTTTGAGTGGCAATGGGCATGTTATTAGAGGGAATCAGTTAAAACAAGGGAAAGATATAGCCATTGTCAATAATTATAGACCACTTACCAACACCATGATTGAAGATAATTTTATTAAATGTATGGATGATTATAGTTGGCAAAATTGGCGATACGGCATATGGATTGGTCATCCCATGTCAAAACATATTATGATGCGATGCAATAACATAACGGCTTTTACGGGTATTTATATGATGGGCACCTACCTTAACCTGGAGAAAAATGTATTAGCAAACTGTAATCTGGTGGGTATACAAATAGGAAGTGAACACAACACATTGCGCGAGAATGCCATAACAGGCGGCTTGAACGGTATTGTCATCATGAAAGGACAAAATACCTTAGAAAAAAATATTATTGGTCATTGTGAAGATGCAGGGCTCACCTTAGTAGCTGATGGTAACGTTATCGAGCATAATTTGATCAACAGCTGCACAGTGGGTATTCGCGATGTAGGACAAGATAATATCATTAAAAGTAATCATTATTTTGATAATGGTAAAGAGCTTATGGGTACATACGAATAGGGGGTTATCACTTATTCATTCTGTAAGCATATAATATATCAAAAAGTAGAGGGATAATATATGTTGAATCCATATCGACCCTATCCTGAACCAAGGCCACAGCCAGACCCTTATCATGACCCCAGACAAAGCGTTTATTCAAAATCCTATAGAGAGACAAGGCCGCAACAAGCTAATACTCGTTTACATGGTGAAGAAGTGGAACAGTGGAGTCCTAGGGTGGCTTATGTTGGGGGTGACAGGGTACTGTACAGAGGGAAAACGTATCAAGCAAAATGGTGGACCCAGGGGGATCGACCAGATAAATCCGTAAGCAACCCATGGGAAACACCATGGAAATTAATCCTTGGAGCACCTACTGAACCGTCTAATGGTGTAACACCACCAACACCAGTTAGCCCAGATAGAGAATATAACACATGGCGTCCCACAGATATTTATGTTGCAGGCGATCGGGTGATGTATAATGGTAAGCTATATGAAGCTAAGTGGTGGACCAAAAATTTTGAACCCAATAAAAAGGTTTCTAAATCATGGGAAACCCCATGGAAGGAAATCGTTGGTTAATGGGTATAAAATAATGAAACAAGGGGCTGCCTGATAAAAAGACATCCCCTTTATTTATCTTATAAGAAAGTTCTATCATGTATTCCATGTCCGGTCCAAATCCAATGCATCGATATTTAGAATGCGGATAGCATCATTAACAGTGGTTTCTATGGCAAGCTTACCGTATTTATCCACTTCATTCTTATCTTTTGGACCATGGGATAATGACGTTGGACCACAGATACAACCACCTTTGCAAGCCATACCTTCTATAAAGTTTCCCTTTAATCGATTAAATGCAGCCATTTTTAATGCTTTGGTACATGCATCAAGTCCATCACATACGGCGGGTTGTAGGTCCACATCCAGTTGATTGGCAGTTACCACATGCTGAATGGCGTCTGTCACACCACCTGAACGTGCAAAGATTCTTCCAAAGTAAGAGGCGTTATCAAGGACCCCTTCTTGACAATCTTCTACTTGTATATCATGAGCATCTAAGAGGGCTTGTAACTCTTCAAAAGTGAGAACATAATCCACTTCACCTACAAGATCCGGTTCATTCATCTCTGCTTTTTTAGCTGTGCAAGGCCCAATGAATACTGTTTTGGCAGAGGGTTCTATATGCTTAATAAGCTTAGAAGTAGCCATCATGGGTGAAACAGCTGTAGAGATGTGGTTCGCTAAATGTGGAAAATGTTTTTTTATGTATGTCACAAATGCAGGGCAGCAGGAAGTGGTCATCCATTCTTTTTCAGCAAGCTCGTGGGCTACTTGTTGAGCTTCGTAATAGGCAATAATATCAGCACCTAAGGCAACTTCAACCACATGATGAAATCCTAGCTTTTTAATACCTGTCATGACCTGCTCAATTTTTGCGTAGGAAAACTGACTGGATATAGCAGGGGCAATCATGGCATAGACTTTGTATTTGCTATTTTCTTCGCTGTTCTTAATGAGCTTGATGACATCAACAATGGAAGATTTATCCATAATAGCACCAAAGGGGCATTGATAGACACAAGCACCACATTGAATGCAATCATCCTCATTAATCGATGCTTTTTTTGTCTCAGGGTCAATGGAAATAGCGTCCGCACCGCATGCCTTCACACATGGCCGCTGAATTTCGATGATGGCATTATAGGGACAGACATGGGTACATTTTCCACATTCTTTACATGTGTTAATATCAATATGAGCTTTATGTCCAGAAAAATCAATGGCGCCAAATGGACAAACATCCATACATTTATGAGCTAGACAGCCTCGACAGGCTTCAGTAACGGAATACTTCTGCACGGGACATTCGTCACAAGCAATATCAATCACTTGAATGATATTTGAATGATTTGGGTTGCCTCCTAAAGCCAGTTTAATTCTTTCTGTAATAATGGCTCTTTCTTTATAAATACAACAACGTGTTTCAGCTTTTGGACCGGGTATAATGTGACTGCCAATGTTCAGTATGTCTTTTTCAAGGGTCCCATTCAAAGTCGAAGCGGCAACTTCTCTTAGAACTTTATATTTTAAAAACTGAACGTTGTTTTCAAATTTTCGCATATGAATCCTCCTTTGATGACGTTACAATGAGTCATACATACCGATATCTATTGTAAAATATGTATGCACAATTTATATATACGTAACGGTTACTTGTTTTCCTATATTTTCTAATTCAAGAACCAAGTCACCTACGATTTGCAATTTAATGTTCAGACTGGTTGGGAAATTTGGGTTTTGGTGGGCTGGGTTAACAGCTTTTCCAACCCAAAAATGTATATGTGTACATTCATTAATCAGCATATTAGCGAGTCTACTGGCACCATTGTTGGTGAGGAGATAATTGGTATTAGCCACAAAATCATCTTGAGCATATGTCTTAATAAATTCAAGGGTTTGTTTTAGGGTAAGGACACCTTCCGTTACTAAATCAATGCCATCCATATAAGCCATAGGTGGTACTTCTTTAGACATGGTATCAATATCCACATAGATATCACGTTCAAGCTCACGGGAAGCGATATTGGCTGTTGTACCACCACAGATGATTTTCTTACCCTCATTCTTGATCAGCTTGCGAATAATCCATGAATCCATATCCCGATCTTCAGGCGGTCCAGTAAACAAATCAATGGTTTCAATATGACGCACTTTGATGTTCATGATGGTGGTATCATCACCAGGGTGGTCATCGTATAGATTATTACAAACACCGATGAAATGCCCACTTACGCTGCGGGATGTTTTCTCTACTTTCGATAAATCACGTAGATAATCGTTGATATTATCCCATTGCCAACCTAGATTTAATAGGGCACCAACACCAGCGTGGACGGCACCATCACTTATAACAGAAATATTATCCCCAACCTTTAACTTGAAGTGACTTTCTAATATGGTTTTTCCATTAATATCAATCTTTTGTTTATTAAGGGGTAAGTCTCTTCCGTTTCGGTAGATTAAAATAGGTGGATTATCATATTCAGCAATATACACTTTTCCTGTTTGATCAATTTTAATCATGGTAAAAGTGGAGTAGGCTAACTTACGTACGCTACACTCAGGAAGTGTATTGACAATCGTATCCACCGTATCTTTAATACTAGCACCTTCCTTAAGCATGGTTGCAGCTATTTTGGCTGTAAGCGTTGCTAAGATATTGGCTTTTACACCACTTCCCAGACCATCTGACAGTACAGCAATCACACTATCATTTGTACGTATAACCTCTACTTTATCGCCACATAATTGTTCACCAAACTTGTTGATGCTATGATGAAAAATATCAATAAAATGCTTCACTTAACAACACCTTCTTCGCCTAACACAATTTGCTGTAATTTCATAAGGGTAATTTTGGTTTCTGCCGTTGTTTCACCTAGAAGGCTGGCTATTTCTTGAGCAACGCGCATTTGCTTTTCAATAACTTTATCCGCTATTTCCAAGGTATTTTTCTTAAGGCTGATTAATTCTTCATTTTTCTTTTCTAAACTGGTCATATCGTATAGAATGGCCATGATCATATTTTGCTTGGGCAAAAACAGAATGGTTTCGTTGGTAATGAGATTATAATTTTTATAAATCACTTTTTTATTGTAGCTGTTTCGTTTGGTTTCTAATACATGTCTGTAGGATTGATCGTCAATAAAAGTCGACAGCGCTTTACCCTTTGAAGTAGATGCATGCAACAAAAATGCTTTTTCACATGCTGGATTAGCATCGACAATGTTCAGGTGATCATCCAGTAAGAAGATGATATTGGGTGTATTCTCAAAAATAATGTGAGATAGTTTCTCTGCTTTACTGCGCATATAAGGAATACACATCTCAGGCTGGGACATGCCTTCATAAACCGCTTGCGCTTTTTCAATACACGTGTTATAGCCACAAGCACCACAGTTAAGCTCATCTTGCTTATCCACTTTTCCCATGGATTTTAGAATGGCTAGAATCTCTTTTTGAGATGCTTGCTGTTTTTTGACGTGTTTATTCGTGAATGATCGATTATGCAACAGAGGATTGGACATGGTGGTTTTAGATTTTTCAACGGTTACTTGATCCAAATGATCATCTATTTGCAGCTTACGTAACAGTACATTATCGGCGTTTTTGCTAACAGCAGGACCACCGACACAACCATCATCACATATGTTTGCTTCAATAAATAAACCCCTTACTTGATTCTTGCTAAGGGTTTCAAAAAGGGTTTTGCAGTCTTCAATACCTGTGACACTCATTGAACGAAAACCACTTGCATGGATGTTCTCTGCAATACCTTTTATGATGCCTCCTTCTAGAGGATATCTCTGCCCATAGACTGATGCAACTGTATTGACCGGTGTCTCTTCCAATGCATTTAGATGAATGTGTTCTTCTTCTAACCAATGGTCTAACTCCTCAAAGGTTAAGACAGCATCCATATCACCTGTTTCCTGATAGCCAAAAGCTTCACATTTTTTGGATATACAAGGACCCAGAAATGTGACGAAAGAGGCGTTACCATATTTTTCTTTTAATACTGCGCTATGGGCTATCATAGGTGAAGCAATAGGTAAGAGGTATGGTAATAATTCAGGGTAGTATCGTTGTATCATCAGGTTAACAGATGGACAACATGAGGTAATCATATGTTTCATATGGCTATGTTGATTCATATAGTCCTTATAGAGATCGCTCACAATCTCTGCCCCAACAGCTGTTTCCTCAACCTTATGAAAGCCTAATTTATGTAAAGCTGTTATTAATTTACCAGGTGTTTTATAGATACCATTATAAGATGGTGCCATTGATACAATCATCTTTTTTCCTGACTTTATGGCTTCTTTAATCCGTGATAAATCACTTTTAATATTTCGGGCATTTTGTGGACAGACCACAAAACATTTACCACAGCCAATACAAGAATCTTCCATAATCTTAGCCTGATCGTCAACAATACGAATAGCTTTTACATGACAATTGCGCACACATTTATAACAATTTCTACAGTTAGCAGGTGAAAAATCCATTATCCTCATGGTCCGACCTCCTTCTATGGGGTTAACCCAGCTAATACATGCTGGTGAAAGAAAGCTTCTGCATTATCTGGATTGACGGAATGTATGGTGTCGGCCAATTGAACCGATACAGCTTCTGTACAACGACCAAGGCAAAAAGCGCCTTTGATCTCAATTTGATCATCAAGTTTGTGAGATTTTACTAAATCTTGAAGCAGGGTGATGACAGAATAGGACCCTTTTAGATGACATGCACTACCTATGCACACATGAATTGTTAACAAATTAACCACTCCTTATATGTATTTATTTAGTAGATTTTATCTTGGTAAGCCACAAATTATATAGCTATAGCCAATTAACGCTTCATGAACACTCATATTATATATTAACAAAAATAATAAAAAAGTCAATAATTTTGTTAATAAATTAACGAATAAATTGAACTAAGTTATAGTAGGGAAGAAAAGTATCTTGACAAGCCAAAGAATATCCAATAAACTAATGAAAGTAATTATCAATATCAACAAAAAATGACTTTCAAAAGGAGAATGACATGAAAACGAACTCAATGATTAAGATGGTGAGCGTATTATTAGGACTTATTATGTTAGTAACTGGTTGTAAAATAAATACAGAAGATAAATCTACTGGTCAAGATAAAGTGATAACGGATGATACAGCTATAGATGAAACCCAAAATGATGATGAAAAAGAGTCCGATAAAGAGCAAGAGAAAACAATAAAAGAACAAGTTGTTAATCTCTATACGGACCGTCATTATGATACAGATGAGGCATTATATAATAAGTTCACAGAAGAAACAGGTATTCAGGTCAATATTGTAAAAGGAAAATCTGACGAACTTATAGAGCGTTTAGTTATGGAAGATGCAGACACGCATGCTGACTTACTCATTACAGCAGATGCTGGGCGTCTACACAGAGCTAAGACAAAAGGTTTGTTACAAACTGTTGAGAATGATGCATTGTTAAAAAATGTACCAGTAAATCTTAGAGATAATGATAACCAGTGGTTTGCACTAACGGTTAGAGCAAGGGTTATTGTATATGCAAAAGACCGCATAGATCCAACTGAATTGTCTACATATGCTGATTTAACTCAAGAAAAATGGGAGAATAGGATACTTGTCAGATCTTCTACCAACATCTATAATCAATCCTTACTTGCTTCTTTCATTGCTATTGGAGGAGAAGAGAAAGCTAAAGAGTGGGCAAAAGGTATTGTAGGTAATATGGCAAGAAAACCGCAAGGTAATGATAGGGCTCAAGCCACAGCCGTTGTAGCTGGTGAAGGTGATTTGGCTATTATGAACACCTATTACATTGGTAAAATGTTGAACTCTTCAGATGTGGAAGAAGTAAATGTGGCAGAGCAAGTGGGTATTTTTTTTCCTGACCAAGATGGTCAAGGTACCCATATTAATGTGAGTGGTATGGGACTTACAAAACATAGTAAACATAGCGAAAATGCTATTAAGCTTATGAAGTTTCTAACAGGTGAGTTAGCGCAAGAGCAATATGCTAATGCCAATTATGAGTATCCTGTTAATGTGAATGTAGAGCCATCAGCATTATTAAAGTCTTGGGGAGATTTTAAGGCTCAAGATATTGACTTGTCCCTATTAGGTGAATACAATAGTAAAGCCACTCGGCTATTCAATGAAGTAGACTGGCAATAATTCATTTTATGATCTAATCATCGTAATAGGAGCTATCTTATCCGATATGCTAAAAGACATGTATTGTTAACGTTAGTATTCTAGGTATTTAGATGAGGTAGCTCTTATATTTATAAGGAGAGCTAATATGACCCGATTGAGAAATCTTAAAGCAAATATAAATATATGGTGGTTATTGAGCACGTGTTTTGTCTGCCTTATCATCATTCCTAATATGAGTATTTTTATTAATATTTTTAATGCACCTAATGATCATTTTAGACATATTCAAAAATATTTATTGAAAAACTATCTGTCGAATACGACCATACTCATGATGGGAGCAGGATTATTAAGTATTGCCATAGGTGTTTCTTTGGCTTGGGTTGTTACCATGTTTGACTTTCCTATGAAAAGGTTTTTTAGGTGGGCACTAGTCTTACCCCTTACAATTCCCACGTATATTGGTGCTTATACTTATCATGGGTTATTGAATTATACAGGACTTGTTCAACGGTTTCTCAGAAATCAATTAGGCTTACAGGTGAATCAAGTCTATTTTAATATGATGTCCATAAATGGAGCTATTTTTATTTTCACGATTTTTTTGTATCCATATGTATTTATCATAACAAAATCATTTTTAGAAAAGCAGTCAGCCTCCCTTATAGAAACATCAAGGCTATTAGGTAAAAGTCACTTTGTCATTTTTATAAAGGTGATACTCCCTATATGTAGAGGTGCCATTATAGGTGGTACGAGTCTCGTTGTATTGGAAGTGCTTAACGATTACGGCGTTGCGAACTACTATGGTATACCTACATTCAGCATTGCTATTTTCAAAACTTGGTTTGGCATGGGTGATTTGGACACTGTTGTCAAGTTATCCGCAATACTGATGTTGATTATATTTGTTTTACTATATGTTGAGAAATTATTAAGAGGACGGAAAAGATACAGTTATACTACCTCGAAAATACAACCTTTGCAACCATTAAAATTAAATGGCTGGAAAAAGCATCTAGCTATGGTTGTTTGTATTCTCATATTTACCTTGGGTTTTTTCATACCCCTATTACAACTTATCTATTGGATGGCTATTTCCTATAAAAACAATGTCAATATACAAGTTCTAAAGTTAAGTTCTACTTCATTTTTAGTTGCCTTTGTCACAGCCAGTATAATTATAGTTATAGCTACCATCATAGCTAATTACAGTCGGATTTCAAAAGGACTTCTTTCGAAAATCTATGGGCGTATAACAGTTCTTGGTTATTCGATACCTGGTGCTGTTATTGCCATTGGTGTTATGATTTTTTTCATTGGACTTGACCGTACGCTATATGGTGTGTATACATGGTTTAACCCGACAACATCTAAGCTCATTTTAACTACGAGCATTGTTATGTTAATCTTTGCTTATATTATACGTTTTCTAGCTATTGGATTTAATCCAATTGAATCAGGCTTTGATAAAATTGGCAAGACATTTCATGAAGCATCCAGGGTTTTAGGAAAGCGTATGACAACTACATTTTTTAAGGTGGATATGAAAATGATACAACCAGCAATTATCAGTGGTTTTATTCTTATTTTTGTTGATGTGTTAAAAGAACTTCCCTTAACGCTGTTGTTACGTCCCTTTAATTTTAATACCTTAGCTACTAAAACATATGAATATGCCAATGATGAAATGATTCATGAAGCAGCTATACCATCACTGATTATTATTGGTATAGGTATGCTGGCTATGCTGATATTAAATAAGGTATCCACTAAGGAGGTTTCATGATGAGTATTGTAATGAAGGCTATATTTTTTAAGTATAGAAATGCAAAAGAAGATGTTTTGAAAGGTGTCAGTATAACCATGGAGCAAGGGGATATTATAGCCATACTTGGTGATAGCGGTAGTGGTAAAAGTACTATTTTAAGGCTTATTGCAGGTCTTGAAATGCCTTATAAAGGGTCCATTACAATAAATAATAGGGTAATAGTTAATGAGCGAACTTTCATACCACCAGAAAAAAGGGAGGTTGGCATGGTATTCCAAGATTATGCCCTGTTTCCGCATATGACTGTGGAAAAAAATGTGCAATTTGGACTTGGTAAAATGTCAAGAAAGGAAAAAACATATAAGGTGAATACAGTTCTAGGGTTAGTTGGTCTAGATCATTATGGGAAAAGGTATCCTCATGAGTTAAGTGGGGGTCAACAACAGCGTGTAGCACTTGCAAGAGCGTTGGCACCCATGCCTAATCTATTACTGCTTGATGAACCTTTTAGTAATCTTGATGCTGGCTTAAAAGAGGGAATACGTAATCAATTGAAAGCAATATTTAAGAAGACAAACTTAACTTCCATATTTGTTACCCATGATAGAGAAGATGCATTAGCGATTGCCGATAAAGTGATTCTATTAAGTGATGGCAAAGTTATTAAAAGCGGCATACCAAATAGTGTCATATATTAACCGTTTCCTTTCATATAGAAAATGTGTATAATATAGATACGTATCTCACTGAGTTTGGTCAACATTATCCAGTTAAAAAAGAGATGGATTTATACATATTCTAAAGTAAGAAAGAGGTTTATTATGCAAAAATTTACACAATATGCTATCAACATTATAAAAGCAATACCCAGTGGAAAGGTTATGTCTTATGGTGATGTTGCTAAATGGGCAGGGAACCCTCGCTATGCAAGGCGGGTATCTTATATTTTACATAGCATGTCTAAAAAACATGAACTGCCTTGGCATCGTGTCGTTAATTCAAAAGGCAAGATATCCATGACAGGTAAGAGTTATGATGAGCAGAAGAGGATGTTACAAAAGGAAGGTATTGTTTTTAATGATAAGGATTGTATTTCCTTTAAGACTTATGGTTATATTCCATTAGATATAATAAGCATAGATCCGCTAGATATGGATGTCTAGGGAGCTATGCTCTTTTGTTATGGTATAGGCATGTAGGGTATCCTACCGTATACGTAATGAATTATACTTTCTAAACGAAATAACTTGCTTCGCAAGCCGCCACGTAGTCCCTTTGTTCTCTTCTAAGATGCAATGGTTATGCACCTTAGAAGTAAGGTAAAATATCACCCATATCTACGATAGC is drawn from Vallitalea pronyensis and contains these coding sequences:
- a CDS encoding right-handed parallel beta-helix repeat-containing protein, which produces MSERIVPIDFPTVNDAVAACEQGDTVTLLPGTYNEDRTVVINKPLITIQGKGEDVIVGKSFTGGRVLFDVLSDHVTLRNLMVKDWDKGTAFKVSGHHVTINGCQCMRNKIVITGSNCKLIGNALSEAEIFLSGNGHVIRGNQLKQGKDIAIVNNYRPLTNTMIEDNFIKCMDDYSWQNWRYGIWIGHPMSKHIMMRCNNITAFTGIYMMGTYLNLEKNVLANCNLVGIQIGSEHNTLRENAITGGLNGIVIMKGQNTLEKNIIGHCEDAGLTLVADGNVIEHNLINSCTVGIRDVGQDNIIKSNHYFDNGKELMGTYE
- a CDS encoding carbohydrate-binding protein produces the protein MLNPYRPYPEPRPQPDPYHDPRQSVYSKSYRETRPQQANTRLHGEEVEQWSPRVAYVGGDRVLYRGKTYQAKWWTQGDRPDKSVSNPWETPWKLILGAPTEPSNGVTPPTPVSPDREYNTWRPTDIYVAGDRVMYNGKLYEAKWWTKNFEPNKKVSKSWETPWKEIVG
- a CDS encoding 4Fe-4S dicluster domain-containing protein — encoded protein: MRKFENNVQFLKYKVLREVAASTLNGTLEKDILNIGSHIIPGPKAETRCCIYKERAIITERIKLALGGNPNHSNIIQVIDIACDECPVQKYSVTEACRGCLAHKCMDVCPFGAIDFSGHKAHIDINTCKECGKCTHVCPYNAIIEIQRPCVKACGADAISIDPETKKASINEDDCIQCGACVYQCPFGAIMDKSSIVDVIKLIKNSEENSKYKVYAMIAPAISSQFSYAKIEQVMTGIKKLGFHHVVEVALGADIIAYYEAQQVAHELAEKEWMTTSCCPAFVTYIKKHFPHLANHISTAVSPMMATSKLIKHIEPSAKTVFIGPCTAKKAEMNEPDLVGEVDYVLTFEELQALLDAHDIQVEDCQEGVLDNASYFGRIFARSGGVTDAIQHVVTANQLDVDLQPAVCDGLDACTKALKMAAFNRLKGNFIEGMACKGGCICGPTSLSHGPKDKNEVDKYGKLAIETTVNDAIRILNIDALDLDRTWNT
- a CDS encoding SpoIIE family protein phosphatase, which codes for MKHFIDIFHHSINKFGEQLCGDKVEVIRTNDSVIAVLSDGLGSGVKANILATLTAKIAATMLKEGASIKDTVDTIVNTLPECSVRKLAYSTFTMIKIDQTGKVYIAEYDNPPILIYRNGRDLPLNKQKIDINGKTILESHFKLKVGDNISVISDGAVHAGVGALLNLGWQWDNINDYLRDLSKVEKTSRSVSGHFIGVCNNLYDDHPGDDTTIMNIKVRHIETIDLFTGPPEDRDMDSWIIRKLIKNEGKKIICGGTTANIASRELERDIYVDIDTMSKEVPPMAYMDGIDLVTEGVLTLKQTLEFIKTYAQDDFVANTNYLLTNNGASRLANMLINECTHIHFWVGKAVNPAHQNPNFPTSLNIKLQIVGDLVLELENIGKQVTVTYI
- a CDS encoding [Fe-Fe] hydrogenase large subunit C-terminal domain-containing protein, with the translated sequence MRIMDFSPANCRNCYKCVRNCHVKAIRIVDDQAKIMEDSCIGCGKCFVVCPQNARNIKSDLSRIKEAIKSGKKMIVSMAPSYNGIYKTPGKLITALHKLGFHKVEETAVGAEIVSDLYKDYMNQHSHMKHMITSCCPSVNLMIQRYYPELLPYLLPIASPMIAHSAVLKEKYGNASFVTFLGPCISKKCEAFGYQETGDMDAVLTFEELDHWLEEEHIHLNALEETPVNTVASVYGQRYPLEGGIIKGIAENIHASGFRSMSVTGIEDCKTLFETLSKNQVRGLFIEANICDDGCVGGPAVSKNADNVLLRKLQIDDHLDQVTVEKSKTTMSNPLLHNRSFTNKHVKKQQASQKEILAILKSMGKVDKQDELNCGACGYNTCIEKAQAVYEGMSQPEMCIPYMRSKAEKLSHIIFENTPNIIFLLDDHLNIVDANPACEKAFLLHASTSKGKALSTFIDDQSYRHVLETKRNSYNKKVIYKNYNLITNETILFLPKQNMIMAILYDMTSLEKKNEELISLKKNTLEIADKVIEKQMRVAQEIASLLGETTAETKITLMKLQQIVLGEEGVVK
- a CDS encoding (2Fe-2S) ferredoxin domain-containing protein; translation: MLTIHVCIGSACHLKGSYSVITLLQDLVKSHKLDDQIEIKGAFCLGRCTEAVSVQLADTIHSVNPDNAEAFFHQHVLAGLTP
- a CDS encoding Fe(3+) ABC transporter substrate-binding protein, which produces MKTNSMIKMVSVLLGLIMLVTGCKINTEDKSTGQDKVITDDTAIDETQNDDEKESDKEQEKTIKEQVVNLYTDRHYDTDEALYNKFTEETGIQVNIVKGKSDELIERLVMEDADTHADLLITADAGRLHRAKTKGLLQTVENDALLKNVPVNLRDNDNQWFALTVRARVIVYAKDRIDPTELSTYADLTQEKWENRILVRSSTNIYNQSLLASFIAIGGEEKAKEWAKGIVGNMARKPQGNDRAQATAVVAGEGDLAIMNTYYIGKMLNSSDVEEVNVAEQVGIFFPDQDGQGTHINVSGMGLTKHSKHSENAIKLMKFLTGELAQEQYANANYEYPVNVNVEPSALLKSWGDFKAQDIDLSLLGEYNSKATRLFNEVDWQ
- a CDS encoding ABC transporter permease codes for the protein MTRLRNLKANINIWWLLSTCFVCLIIIPNMSIFINIFNAPNDHFRHIQKYLLKNYLSNTTILMMGAGLLSIAIGVSLAWVVTMFDFPMKRFFRWALVLPLTIPTYIGAYTYHGLLNYTGLVQRFLRNQLGLQVNQVYFNMMSINGAIFIFTIFLYPYVFIITKSFLEKQSASLIETSRLLGKSHFVIFIKVILPICRGAIIGGTSLVVLEVLNDYGVANYYGIPTFSIAIFKTWFGMGDLDTVVKLSAILMLIIFVLLYVEKLLRGRKRYSYTTSKIQPLQPLKLNGWKKHLAMVVCILIFTLGFFIPLLQLIYWMAISYKNNVNIQVLKLSSTSFLVAFVTASIIIVIATIIANYSRISKGLLSKIYGRITVLGYSIPGAVIAIGVMIFFIGLDRTLYGVYTWFNPTTSKLILTTSIVMLIFAYIIRFLAIGFNPIESGFDKIGKTFHEASRVLGKRMTTTFFKVDMKMIQPAIISGFILIFVDVLKELPLTLLLRPFNFNTLATKTYEYANDEMIHEAAIPSLIIIGIGMLAMLILNKVSTKEVS
- a CDS encoding ABC transporter ATP-binding protein, whose product is MMSIVMKAIFFKYRNAKEDVLKGVSITMEQGDIIAILGDSGSGKSTILRLIAGLEMPYKGSITINNRVIVNERTFIPPEKREVGMVFQDYALFPHMTVEKNVQFGLGKMSRKEKTYKVNTVLGLVGLDHYGKRYPHELSGGQQQRVALARALAPMPNLLLLDEPFSNLDAGLKEGIRNQLKAIFKKTNLTSIFVTHDREDALAIADKVILLSDGKVIKSGIPNSVIY
- a CDS encoding MGMT family protein, whose translation is MQKFTQYAINIIKAIPSGKVMSYGDVAKWAGNPRYARRVSYILHSMSKKHELPWHRVVNSKGKISMTGKSYDEQKRMLQKEGIVFNDKDCISFKTYGYIPLDIISIDPLDMDV